The genomic segment ATAAAGAAAATTTTTTGGATGCCCACTCAGTCCACATTGTCTCAGGCAATCAAGGGATTCGAACTGCCGACATTATGGTTGCccgtctctttctctgtctgataATTATATCACATGCAATACTTCTGGGAAGTGCTCAGGTTATAAAGTCACTAGATTTATAGTAGTAATCCACTCACAGGACATACAGAAGCCCTGGAGCCAGAAACACAAACCTAACAGTACAAACCAGCAGAGACCATCAGTTGAAGACCTGCACTGGTGCACATGGACAAGCAATTTACGTATCTCAGATGTTTTAACAGCAGTTTTGTTTAATCCTATttcttggtttttttttgtttgtttttttacacgcACATCCAGTACTTTGTACAGTACTTCTATCTGTGTGAGAACCGTCAtagacataatgcattccctagccccttaccgtAATTctaccctaacccttaaaactctaaaagtcttaaccttcaaacagccctttgaagttgttaggacggccaaaatgtcctcactctgtaggtaaaaattGTGTtccagtcctcactatgtagcaagtacacacacacacacacacacacacacacacaagaggcaGTGCACCAACAGCTCCTGACAGATGAGAAGCACACAGCTGGTGGAGGAGGAATGAAGGCGACCTGAGATGTGATCACCGTCTCTGTTCATCATGATTCCGCTCTTCAACAACAAGTCTGACACGGCTAAAGGAGGTAAGTACGATCTAACcctgaaatacttttttttttttactcttactTTTAACTATGTTTTAGGACCAAACTGTTTCAATATTctacataaaatgtattaaacttaAATAATATAGGATACAATAATGCACTAATAAACTTTTAAGTTATTCTAATTTCTTGACATGACCAATGTCTAAATAATGTCAATACTCTTTACATTATATAGTatacttaattaattaaaaaatattacttattatttaatGTGTTATGTATTATATGTTAAATGTGCACCCCAGGAAGATTAGCTGATTGTCATGGTGTCAGCTAATGGGAatcctttaaacaaacaaataaacaaataaacttgcAGTGTAGCTGTATGATAAAAattcctgtgtgttttattacttaaatgacacaaaatagGATATAAAAACTTTGCATTTTCTCCCTTTCAGTGAGTACTGACAGGTAGACATGATCTAGGTTGAACTGTGCTGAAAGTAAAATTGTAAAGATCCGCTCCCCTGaacaaaatgaatgtattaTCTCTTAATAGATGCAAACAGAGGCTGACATAGTGGAGGCAATAGATCAACAGTGCCTAGGTTTCATTGTTCGCAGCAGCAGACAGTCACACATTCACTTCCTGGACACGCTGGTGATGCTCAGAGACTATGGAGATAGCTACTGTAAATATAGAGGGCCCTGGGAGAGAGTTGGTGAACACATCTTACTTTAAGTACTCTCTGAGAGCAGGGCTTACCAGAGTCAATAAAACAGACAACATACATTATTCTGGAAGTTATAAAACTCTTGAAATATAAAACCTACTAAAAATAAGGATGCCATTTAGTACAGAATATCCACAGTGTTTCATAGAGCCTAAATTCCAGAAAGTAGATGgtataaaaacatgatttacaCACCTTGCTTCCCCAGAATTTAGCATGTGTGGTAATTTGTTTCACAAtcttacatcttttttttttttttaaaccaaaagaTAAGCAAGACcataatatatgtatatcaaGTTAATCACACAAAATAGTAGCCTTTAAGTGGTAAGAGAACTGGatcataaaacaataatttctttttgtgtgttttaatcttTTGCTCACTCGATAGTATAATGCATTTAGTGCCAGAAAGTTCACTTTAAAGAAAAGTATTCATGATTCAATTTGGTCTAAGTTTCTGTGACTGACAACTTACCTGGCAGTTTGCAGACTGATTGACTGATGTATGCTCTAAACTGCCCCTATTTGACAGTTCgggcaaaataaaataaatattaggaACGCATGGCAGTCTTGTTTGACTCAGGATTTCTGGGGTgctaaaggggcactccacctaTTTACATACAAAGGTCAATTTACTAGTCAAAGGGAGGACTACGCAGTccatgaaaacagttgtataatgttttctgtggctctggaggagctttggcaagtttttgtgacattttaacaGAAAGCTTGTGTTACAAGCATGAAGTCTGAATGACATTCACCTGTCATTGACCTGGGAAGTGCATTATGGAGGTTGACCTCTACTAGGAACTAAAATTCAAGATCTCAGTCTCTGtattgattttgaccattctttttgaACCACATTACCAAATAAGAATAtcaatattggacaattctgccaAACCTCAACGTTGTTTTAAttccaatgccaatgtttttaaattttcactTTCTGCAATATCTGCGCATGGCAGCTTTggtggttaaggttagtgaaATATTGTGGTTATGagaaataaattacagttaaggtatggttaaggttaggcaacgAAAACACTTGATTCAAATCAGGCAAGATTGTGGTTGTCGTTGAATTAAAACGCAaacattaattgcaggtctATGACAAAATGCAAACTCAAGTCTCCTGCATAAAAATCAAACGTGCTACACGCCCATCAAAcaccctgacctccacacccttactttccaCCTCGCTACATAGAGGGCACAATGCTTTGTGCGTTGGTACAGAACATTGGCACTGGACACAGCTCGTGAGGTGCAGAATTAAAAACGGAAGTAATTCCTGAGGATACAAGGCTattctttttacagtttgtcTCTCGCAAGCCCTCCCAACTTTATGGGAGTGCAATACTAAAATGCTGGACTACTCTTATTTCatattctattttatattaatatatcaaAAATAATACAGTAGTAAAACTGACTCTGTCCTGTCTTTAAATCTCAGAGGTACTTCTTGAGTTCCTGAACCAGTCAACAATATTCTGCAGCCAGTTTGAGAACGGCAAGTGGTATTGCTACGTCCTGCTGGTTCTCTTCACCTTTGCCCTTCCTGTGGGGATCTTGGGAAACATAGCAGCTCTTATCAACTACATTTGCTTCAGGAAAACCTCGAGCACCAGCAATGTTTTCCTGTTGAACCTGGCTCTGTGTGACTCGGCCTGGATCCTCACCCTCCCTATCACCCTCTACTTTACCTTCCAGAGACCGTACCTCAAAGACATACAGATCTTCTGCCAGTTCAAGAAGATCTCCTTCAACATCAACATATACGGCAGTatcctcttcctcactcttATCAGTTTCGATCGCTATGTTGGGACAGTGCACCCCATCAGCTCTCTCCGCTGGTGGGACGTGGGTAAAGCCAAGCTATGCTCAGTCTGCACATGGTTCATGTTGGTCCTGAGTTCCATTCCTGACTTATTTGTAACTTTTGCTATTCAGCGACCAAAAAACATCACTGTGTGCATGGACCACATCCAGGGCCCCTTTGTCTACATCAAGACAATCACCATTATCAGAACAATAGTAGGCTTCCTGCTACCATTCAGCAGCATGTTGGCTTTTTACATCATGACAGTTCGTGTTTTGAGGCGTCTCCCGGGGGGTAGAAGGCACAGAGGAGCCCAGCGGGCGGGAGGGAAGCCCATGCGGCTCATCACTGCCGCCATACTCGTCTTTATGGTTTCTTTTGTGCCGTACCATATCATGGTCATCACCCTGGTATTCATGAGGATCTATAACCAGGTCACACCATCTAACACCAACGTCCTCTACGCCTC from the Siniperca chuatsi isolate FFG_IHB_CAS linkage group LG4, ASM2008510v1, whole genome shotgun sequence genome contains:
- the LOC122875052 gene encoding P2Y purinoceptor 1-like is translated as MIPLFNNKSDTAKGEVLLEFLNQSTIFCSQFENGKWYCYVLLVLFTFALPVGILGNIAALINYICFRKTSSTSNVFLLNLALCDSAWILTLPITLYFTFQRPYLKDIQIFCQFKKISFNINIYGSILFLTLISFDRYVGTVHPISSLRWWDVGKAKLCSVCTWFMLVLSSIPDLFVTFAIQRPKNITVCMDHIQGPFVYIKTITIIRTIVGFLLPFSSMLAFYIMTVRVLRRLPGGRRHRGAQRAGGKPMRLITAAILVFMVSFVPYHIMVITLVFMRIYNQVTPSNTNVLYASYEFFEVMCSVSSCLDPVLYIVASEQFQRKLLALKRERYRRLCCRASRRVGVIG